Within Vespa velutina chromosome 8, iVesVel2.1, whole genome shotgun sequence, the genomic segment TATTGCGAGGTTGTGCAACTAATCTAGTCCATCTAAATGTTGCTCGCAATTCTTTTTCAAGTAAAAAGACCAAAGAAATACCTCCCAGTTTTAAGCAATTTTTTACAGCAACACTTTCATTAAAGTACTTAAACATCTCTTTCTGTAAATTACCTCTGGAGGCATTAAAACATTTGTTACTTGGTTTGGCATGTAATGAAAGTACAGTAGGTTTAGAACTTGATATGAGTGGAAATAATTTAGGTTCTATGGGTGCTCATGTTTTGGAATCGTGTATACATGGCGTGAGATGCATAGCATCATTGGATATTTCGGACAGCAGTACGTACGTTCTAAATTCTGTGAATTAATAACTGTTATATACCAATTGTTTTTGTCTtcttacatagatatatatttttagatatggATGTTGATTTGGCACAAGTAATAACAGCCATAGGTAAAAATAAGTctattaaacaattatatatggGTCGAAATACGACTGGTATGAAAAGTAAACACATCGCTGTTGTAATGGATGCTTTAGTCCAAATGTTGCAAGAGGATGATTGCGTTTTACAAGCATTACATTTACCTGATTCTCGTCTTAAATCTGATctctataatttaattaatgctTTGGGAAGTAATACGTGTCTTCATACATTAGACATAAGTGGAAATCAGATTGGAGATCCTGGTGCAAGATTATTAGCCAAAGCATTGCAAATCAATAATCACTTAAGGACTatcatttatgataaaaataatattacgctTCAAGGTTATGCAGATATTGTACATGCTTTGGAAAAGTAAATTCATTTTACAATACAGTAATCAGTTAATATACCAATTTTATAAACtatatgtatttcttattCGATTGCAGAAATTGTAGTGTGAGGCATATGCCATTTCCAATTTTTGATCTACAACCGTGTATGAAAACTTCTGCTGAAAAAACAGAACAATTAGCTAAAAAAATCCAAGATTTGCTGCAAAGAAATGTTACTCCATGTAAATACAGTCATGGACAAGCATTTAGACTTCAGCAAGGTTTTTTGTTAAGTTCCACACAACAGATGGTTGATAGACTTGTTGTTCAAACTCAGGATACTATCAAAGCTATAGCTGCAGAAAGCTGTGATgcaaataatgatattaattatgctACTGGTCTGATACAGGATGCTGATAATTCTAAACAGGtattaaaaaacattataattatttatgaacacataaataatctaatgtatgtattatttatagctCCTTCCAAGATTACATGAAGTACTCCAAAGAAGAGATGAAAATAATccaattgaattaaaattacatgATATGGCAAATGAACTTCACAAAGTTGTTACTATGTACTTAGaggtattttttctttaacttttaaaacgaatataaaatatttaaagaagaatttttatattgaaaagtaatatttttttataggatTCATTGGATGCAATGCTTAAATGCGCGAATGAACAATGTCCAACAATACTTTCACAAACAGTAATTAGAGGAGATGAAAGTGAACCTATTGCAGTGGAGGATGATGTTCGTAATAtttgtaaggaaaaaaatcatataagtGCAGAATTTATTCACACAACTATTACAGAGCAAGCTGGTgctgatattattaatagagtCAAGTAagactattttattttatcatactaTGTTGATATTTTTGTGTTTATACTTTTAAcatttcataatttaaattaatgaaaaaaaaatgttcttagTGAGTTAAACTTAGCGGTTGCTGCACATGTATCTGATAGAACTACCGACGAAGTAATTGAATCTTTGTCACGTAGCTACAAAACTTTggtgaataatttataatttgtatatcttatttttttataattacacaatatttataaaaacttttattctCACAGATCGGAGATTGTGATAGTCGAACAAGAAGTAGTACTCCAGATGTATTACGACCAAGTGCAGGTTCCATGAGTAGTGGAAGTGTTATTGGTGTTACAAGTGCAACTGGTGTTTCTATGACATTGCATGGTGGAAGGACTAGTCTTATTTCAGAAGTAGAGTGTCCTCCAGAAACATTTTCCTTGGAAAATTCTCTTAGTCATTGTTCAAGTGAACAATCGCCAAtggtaattttaattaattatttcataaatgatttaatctattattcctgcatataaatatacaatatatatatatatatatatatatatatatatatatatatatatatatttatttatttatatattatatattaatattaatattaatattaatattaataacatattgTTGTTACTTTTTCTATGTCTGTCTCTAGAAATTGGATTATTTGAATCTTGTaagtatagtaaaaaaaaataagtggcacatataattatcatataattatatattgatgGTTGacgattcattaaaaatttgttgttatttttattcttgttgaataaatttctattgcattattttttattcaggCAACTCCACACTTAtctaataaacgaaaaagttTACATGGGAGAAAATTAAGACCTAAATCTGTGGTAGATTCTGTAGAAGGATTGTCAGCAGATGATATACCTGATTTACTTCCATCACTGCCAAAAAGTCAGGCAGAAGGTTAGTTTCATATACAATTTAATACTATtgggaataataaattttttacagaTAGATGatagtaaacaaaaaatattttctttttatagctATTTCAGAAACTGAACATTCCTTAACAGAATCGTTAGATTCTGTCTCAGAATTACCTAATACTGTAGGTCAACAATTACAACATTTAGTTAAATCTAGACCACGAAGAACAAAAACTAGAGCACCTACAAGACCAATGTTAAGACCAGATCAACCCGTAGATGGTTTAGCTCTTGGAGAGGGACTAGATGTATTCTTCCGGCCTACAACACCAACTACACCACTTATATCACCTACAAGTGATGATaggtattataaataaaaagaaatatatatatatatatatatatatatatatatatatatacctttaataatcatcaatttgcttttgtaatttaaaaatattgtatgttTAGTTCTTTACATACGTTTCCAACGGATGGGAGCCCAAATTTATCTCTGGCGAGTCATAAAAGTATACCACCTGATCTAGATAAAAAGCATGGATGTAACTCACCAATGTTAAAAACGTTACTTGAACCAACACCACGTTCAAGATCTAGcgataatttagaaaaattttctcctCTCGTTGGAAGACGTTCACAAGGTGATTCACCATTAACCGCATCTCCTCTGGCTCGACGAAATACGACAGATAATGCTCAGGGACATGAGAGAGTAATGTCCAGATGTGATAGTAGTAAGGATACATATAATAACAGTATTATGAGTACTTCCGTTGATTCTTCCAAACGTAATACCTTACCAAATATTGGATCAATCCCAACCTCTCGTAATTCTCGAGAATCAGAAGACTGTgggaaaatattacaattacaaaataatatgaattcgTCATCGGACAAAGATAGATCTAGCGTACAAGCAATGTCTTCTGTTAAGCTACGATCAACTGGTTTTGATCTACGAAGTCCAACCAACGGTAGCAACACCAAAAATTCATCGGAATCGTCTAAGTCACCGATATTAAAATCTGTtgttaaaggaaataattctaGCAGCGATGGAAAAAATAATGGtgctcttttaaaaaataaacctATTCCTCCTGCTACAGCACCAAAGCCACGTCCTTGGAGCATGGCTGCTGATAGGAAATCtggtaaatttattaacatttttatattaatctttattcACGTTTTGtctagatagaaaaataatcagacaaatttattccaataatttaaatatcaataatcgTAGGTGAATTTAGCTTATTGAGTGATGGGTCGAGTCCAAATACGTCTGCAGGAAATACACCTGACTCCGGTGATGCTCTCGACGAATCAACTGATAGTGGTGTTAGCGGTCCGGCATCATTACCACCTACATTATCAGCCAGCAGTACAGCAAGTTCACTGAGCAATACAAGTGTAGAAAAAAGATCGGTCAGAGAATTGGCAGCTAGTTTAAATAAAGGAAAGCCtgacaaaaaggaaaatggtaAAATCAAACATTTTCATAAGATGCATGATCGTTCGGTGTATTGTAACCCTGCATACACTGCTCGATTCGAACATCACTGTTAACcattatgaaatattcatttttttttttacaagcttTAAAATAGTTTGGAAATGCATGAAAAGCCTTAAAATTCATGAGCCTTgctgtatatattattttagagCATAGCACACCTGCACCATGGAGGTCGGTGCTTCAACGTTCTGCTGACCGACCAGTTACCAAGGTACTTTAcgacatttatttctttctttttctattttactgaagaaagaagacagctgtatatattaaaatgtatttagtAATGCCTTGTAATACTGATCATTCCTTAAATAATCCTTCAAGCTTCGATTTCTAATTATGCCTGTGtcgtatatttaatgtaacttttaatcttttttttttttttaactttgccTTGAAATTCTctgcttttcttttgtttatcgtatcaaaatgtatatagaaattatatatactaatttCTTCCTATTCTACATCCTATTTGTCAATTTTAGGTAACGGAAGTGCCGAAAACGGTTGAAGATTCTCCGTTCAGCTTTAAACTTCGTCGCACTTCGTTTTTGCGtgattcaaattttaattatgacaACGATGTTGTTGACGTTTAACAATACAGTTCCGTGTAACACcagaatatcgattttatgaCAGTAcgtcaaaaaaattaaaataataataaaaataataacaataataataatgataatatacataatatttataagaataatctAAGACAAGCATTTCTATGAATTGCACAATAAGATAGCACATTGTTTGTTTATATTCGTGCCATAAGAAATCcgatataacatacatatatatatacatttattaaatgaacaCTTGCATTAGGAACAGGGTAACAAGAGTTTCTATAACAAGTATTAGTCTCCTATTATTATGTCATTAGAAggttttattgtatattataacagaatattacatttatcatgcagaattaatttaaattactaTTGAATACAAATAACAATTGGAACAAATACTTCCATTTAAATCACAGCCAATGCTGCATTTCTCtaaactttaatataaaaggcctggtataatattgtatatgatATTATCGAAGTAATTTACAAATTGGTAacttgtttttaatatttaaatatttatctgttGTCCTCGCCTGTACATTTTAGATAAGAGACTGTGTAGTTTAGATAAACGGGTGTGTTCTGGCTacgtaaacaaataatttctatccTATTGGATAGAGTTTTATAGATGTCAACGTAATAAGTGCCTATTACgtatgataaaacaaaaaagtgttattctacttttaatttttttcggcAAAATGTATTTGTCTTCCGATGTTTAATGTATGAGTATACAATTGATTACGTTTTTCATTAACGcgtttagatttttttttaatcgcagTATTTTAAAGAAAGCTCTTGTTTGTTATCCTGAATATAAGCTACATATATGCGTatcattttgaattattttggtcttaaattaaaaatcatgctataaaataactatatatacatatatatatatatatatatatatatatatatatatatatatatcaagtttaaacaaaaaatcttTCTAACCGGATCATGTTACTAACTTGGTGTTTGGAAATATAATAGGGATTATACAatcatatatacaaaaatataatatacgcaAAATATACAATGTAACATCtcacgaaaaaatataaaagtgtcGCATTTTAAGTTGAAAAACATTAagtaagaaaacataattgtaTTGTGTAACTATGTtgtataatttgattttttacaTCGTTATAGATAAAGTAATGATCAGAAGGAagtcattattctttttttgttttttttttttctttttctttttttttttatatttttatatttttttgcggTAAGGGGgttgttaaatatattgtcttttctaacaaaaaagtatttaacGTATAATCGTATAGAGAatcgatttgtttttatagagaaaagtatatgtatatacatctgtaaaatagaaatgcgaaataatatcttaatatacatacatacatacataacatgtatatgtatattgtatactTGTAGGGTGTCTTGAATATTCTTATATGAACAAGTGGATATGATTCCTtgaataaaagtaaatcattcgaaatgatattataaatttttgtcattatcgttttatatttattttaaattaaggaATCACATCCTCCTCgattatattatgattttcGATACACtctatgtatacatttataaaacaaacaaaacgtAAAAATGCAACAGTTCAAACATATATTGTACTTTTGTTTGCGCTGTTAGCTATAATCATTGAAAAGTATACTATTGTTATTTACATGGATGCAGTAATACACAAATCTCTACAAGTTGCATTTTGAAATCCATGTTGCATGTTAAccgaaaaaaaacatattccTGAACCTATGTAAGAAGATAATACAAATCATTGTATCAATATACATTGTTGGAAGGTACATTATAAGTCTCCTTTAGGATGACATACATTAAATTTGCATAcatttaatctttaaaatattaaactatattaaccaagaaaaaaattttcctgtAGCTGTTTAATTCAAATTACGTTCTTTAACCACAAAATATGCCAATAACACATtccataataaaattttatgacttattatataaatgtaaatcagTATGATAAAGATTAggtaattaatgaaatatttgataacaatacttttagaaaaatagcaaaagctatataatatgtaatatgattataaaaatagcaTTCAGtcatgtacgtgtatgtaatattatgCAAGCTCATAAACAATTTTGCATATGTCATGTTACAGGTGATCTTTTatactattaaaattatattagactATGCAGTGCAATATTCAGTCAAAAACGTGAAACtcatatttggaaaaaaagaaaagcaaagaaaaaaaaggccaGTGGCAATACAAATTTTGAAAAACTGAGTATCAGTAGAATTCAGTAGTACTGTCACATTGTGCCAAATTAATAGTAGCAATTAATCTTGTTTTGTAAAactgaaaaaagatatacgaaTCTAAGTTAGGTAATAACTATTGTagaacgcaaaaaaaaaattagaaaaaaattcaccTGCAACATGAAAGtgatttaatgtaaatatttaaaaactgACTCAGTATGCCTCTGTGCGTATGATGGTGCATgtgtgatatatttatatattttactcaaATACATTCCTGTATCAGcaactttatatacatacatatagcgtatttagtaaatataaagatataatccTCCAATGAATAAActtatctatgtataaattatgaaaagaattatgattattttaatattgcatTACGATGTagtcaatgaaaaaaagatttttttatttaattatttaatttgtccttcattcgatttatcttaatattataaatataatataatattgtaatcgCATAACTtcgaataatttgatattcaaaaatatcaaaatagcGCGCCATCAAATGTGATTGGTCGTATAAATGATCCTCTACTTTTACCTTTGTTTATCCCTACGAATTAGATGTTATGATTGAAGTTGAATTTTTACTCGTGTTCAGTTCCAATGGTATGGCGCTTGTGTATAagatgattttataaaattttatatgataatatctaAAGACAGATCACATGTGTTTAGTGTATCGCGCGTAAAGTGGTGCGCAGAAAAAACGTACGGAAGTACCGTCATAAAACGTGGAACAAAAGGAGCGTGTAACTAGCGCGCTGAACACACTGTTAATGATTCTTAATGTAAACGTAATTTTATTAAGTTGAAAGAGAGCAAAGATGTCACGTTCAAAGTCAGAAAAAAATGGGAATGGTAACAAATGCGAGTTGAGTATTTGGACACGTGCAATTACAGCAAATTCAGAATGGCCagataaagtaaatataaccTCACTTTTAACAATTCATGTTTTACGCGTCATCCTAATTTTATCCATATTTATAGTCATTATAATTGTatccatatttattattattatttattgtttatacaGGAAGAATTTCTCGATGTTGTTTATTGGGCTAGACAAGCAATAGGCATTATTGTTGGTGTAGGATGGGGTCTTATACCTTTAAAAGGTTTTATAGCTCTATTATTGTAAGTAAAGCTTGTATCTATGAGAGAAGCATATTTAAATGTacttatattgtaataatttaattattaaattattttatatttttcagattTGTACTAGTCAATGCAGGCgttatgtatctatattttaaCAGTTTTCAACAAAtagatgaagaagaatatgGCGGTATATGGGAGTTAACTAAGGAAGGATTTATGACTTCATTTGCTGGTTTTTTGGTATTACTTTGTTTCATAAGAATTAACTAAAGTCATAGATATATCGATATGAATTATAGAGtcagtaatatttatttttaggtgACGTGGATTATCATATATTCAGGACTACATTTTGActgatttagaaataaaaagtgataACACTTGGACtgaaaatcgaattaatttgtaaGTGTAAAATCACTTACTACAATTGCTAATGGAAAGTGCTTTATATTCGCATATGCTTGACTTTATAAGCACTGGTCTATGTAAAAGCaaacattttctatataaaacgCTGGTATATATTAACGGCGTGTctacgaaagaaacgaaaggtaTCATTTTACAAAGTATGcaaaataatatcttcttGCAATTTATTACCCGTAGATAATACTTGTTATACAAGAatgaattatgtatatacaagcctttttatcgtattaaataACTATATTGAACTAGTTTCTTCTTGATATACTAACTTTTGCAGTTACGTCGAttgtttgataataaaaacatttttattgttacaaaaaagaatagtaaaacaattttacaaGTAAAACTCATAGGTGCAAGTACATTTTTTGGTATTTcaaaacaaatacaaaagaaagaaaacaaatttaacaaACAACATTAATGATCACCCAATCATCGAATGTTTGCGTCCGCGAGCTCGTActtcttcatatttattaactaTCTCCTTGCATTGAGCTTTATTCGCATAATGTTTTTGGTAGCTCTCATAAATCAGTGGAAAAAGAGTGGATACTTCTGAATGAGCGCTAAGCAAAGATCTTTCAAGAACGTATATATCAACTGCTTTATCTTCTACAGTCGAATCAATTTGTGCCAATCCAAAATCAATCAtaacaaaatgatttaaagCTGTAAATATGATACATATTAATACcaatgtctttttctttttttttttttttttctacttatttTACATGACAACTTTCAAGACTTTACCTTCATCCTCGGTCCATGTTTcatctgaaatatttttcaaaagaacatTTGAAGTCGTCAAATCTCCatggattatattatttgagtGCAGTTTAGCTATAATTAATCCTAATCCTTCTCCTATAAACTTGATTATATGTTCTACGTTAACTTTATCTGATACATTTtcatcaatataattttttaaaactatTGTATTTTCCATGTGCTCCATATAGATGGTACGGCGATCCAAATTGATCAGATATAACGCAGGTGTCGGTATgcctttaataaaaaaaaaaaacaaaaaataaaatcagttATCAATTGAATTcacaaataatagaataattcaTCTGAtccaaaataatgaataatcttTACCTGCAGATTTAGCACGGAGAATAGCCCGTGCCTCGGCCTTTAATCTATCTTTCGTTAAACGTTTATCTAAATCTGGATGTCTATAACCTTTGACGAATCTCTCTTTAACTATAGTAGATTTACCTAAGTATGTCCCTTTGTAGAGACACGCTTCGGCACCTTGCGATATCAGTTCAAAACCGTCcatgatttttcttcctcgtaaTGAATACAAtcctacatatacataaacgtgattaataattaagctATTCAAGaatgatttgtttttaataataattaaatctaaaccaaagaaatgaaaataaaataagaaataagccgattcatcgtaaaataaacaactcttatattaaaatttctttctctctctctctctctctctctctctctctctctctctctctctctctctctctctctctttatatatatatatatatattatttcatttaaagatGATCTATacttaacaattataaaatctaaatcTAAATGAAGTctaaaagaaagttaaaataaaataagaaataagcaAATTCATcatgaaagagacagagagagagagagaaagagaagtttaTCATAGAATAAACAACTCTctaggatttctttttttctcaagtcattgaaaaatgatctattgttaacaataatgaaatctaaacgaagaaaatgtgaaaataaaataagagacaTATCGCAGTTTATTGTAGGAAATTCATCGTACAATAAATATGAATCTCtagaatctctctctttctattacatAGAAACGTATCtaagtaagaagaagagaatagaagagatGCGAGAAGTCGCGCTAGCGCTAGCGAGCCGAGACGAGAACGAAACGGCGAATCGATCGTCCAGCGTCCGTGAGAGCGTCCTGCGCGCTAATCGCTATCCCGACGCTAGTATTCGCCCGTACTTTGTCGTCGTCGGTTTGTCGCTCCGtgtaactctctctctttctctctctttctctttttcctatttttctctctcactctttctctttctttctttctttctgtttctctctctttctctctctctctctctctttctctctctctctttctcaggtctctctatctctatcttttttattcttaaaaattttcattcgatacaATTCGccaaaaattttcaatcagGATTCGTAGAATACGActcttattttatcattttttgagaccaacaccaccaccattgccaccgccaccgccaccgccaccgccgcaACTTGTTAGGGGAAATGAGGGACGAAGTGAAGATGGACGCGAATCGGCTCATCGCCGAAGTTTACAAGCGACCCGCGCTTTGGAACCAGAGACACATATCCTATCATAATCGAGAAGTGACCAACCGCGTTTGGATGGAAATTGCAGCGATCTTCAAGCTTCCCAGTGCGTGCATCAATCCCAAAGAGGTCTTCGTTCTTgcgttgctctctctctctctctctttccctctttctctcaatctctctctctctctctctctctctctctctctctctctctctctctctctctacctctacctctagctatctatctatctcactaTCTCCTTCTCACTCACATGAATTGGGCCTACAAGCGATTTCCTCTTACCCCCACCCCACCCTCCAAAGCTGCTTCATCTCTTGCTTCTTCTCAAATGATCTAaccaatcgattttttttttaatcctccCCTTCAATATtacacaaatttttcttttgtttcctttttttttttttttttttccttttttttgtttttgtttttctttttttttttttttttttttagaaattcgtACTGTCTATTGATATTTGCGATAAAGTGAgataaggaagagaaaggtaCGAAAAGGGGTGGTGGCTCCACAGTGGCGAACTGTCGCGTACTCGCTTGTACGCATCGCGGCCGGCTTAACCTCACTTTTTTGTGTCTCCtttacgaaattaaaaaaggctctatttacttttccttttccttggAGTTTTTCCTTCTCTAAAAGTTGTTAGCTgatcatcgttgttatcatcgaacacaattttgttattaattttctttcttattttctttttactttttctttttctcttttctttttttctttttttttttaatatcaaatcatACACCAAAGAATAAACttgtgaaaaaaatagaaattatacaaAGTAAGagattctttctatctttctcatgtAGCTCTATTTAACGACCaacaaaatttgaaaattttctctttaataaaaacaaagaaaaattagaacaaAATCAAGATCACCAGACATTCGCGTAGATCGCACAACTATGACGCTAAGGCTACTCGAGTTAGTTCTAAAGGCGCGAGTAGCTACAACAAAACTGCGCATGCGCAGATTACACTTAAGTCAATAACTAAAGATAGTCGAAGCTAACTATATTagtcaaagaaaatttttgcaaatatttattaacttttccctatcgaaattcgaaatatttcaaacagaat encodes:
- the LOC124951101 gene encoding F-actin-uncapping protein LRRC16A isoform X4, giving the protein MSTRSQLTKDLNESVKALLGKHVKILLKNVVKLETKPDKQENRVLVFSPCRLFLLTAKVPTRIDCHFHYLEIVSIESKRANQLCLTVGERFYNFTTTSVGADTTEVDAMIEALHTAIRNIFPTVPLNYIIRKIEVIPASRLQTIRGSELARSTEATRHTGPCGGFSTQYACMCDLHGVPYREEVAWDVDTIYLSHDTRELNLRDFDHLDQKDLVPIISALEYNTWFTKLRASHLKLSHEPLERLLHVMRRSLSIQELYLDNLGVKWDFAHKLSLALISNANTMLQTIDLSHNMIEDKGASSLCGIIAKLMQGATHLSGPIGKLPKGLQKLNLAHCGLTGKGIGQIAHALSLNRSMPTSLQYLNLSENTLKDDINNLCNFLAQPNSLTHLDLSGTDTTLECLFGALLRGCATNLVHLNVARNSFSSKKTKEIPPSFKQFFTATLSLKYLNISFCKLPLEALKHLLLGLACNESTVGLELDMSGNNLGSMGAHVLESCIHGVRCIASLDISDSNMDVDLAQVITAIGKNKSIKQLYMGRNTTGMKSKHIAVVMDALVQMLQEDDCVLQALHLPDSRLKSDLYNLINALGSNTCLHTLDISGNQIGDPGARLLAKALQINNHLRTIIYDKNNITLQGYADIVHALEKNCSVRHMPFPIFDLQPCMKTSAEKTEQLAKKIQDLLQRNVTPCKYSHGQAFRLQQGFLLSSTQQMVDRLVVQTQDTIKAIAAESCDANNDINYATGLIQDADNSKQLLPRLHEVLQRRDENNPIELKLHDMANELHKVVTMYLEDSLDAMLKCANEQCPTILSQTVIRGDESEPIAVEDDVRNICKEKNHISAEFIHTTITEQAGADIINRVNELNLAVAAHVSDRTTDEVIESLSRSYKTLIGDCDSRTRSSTPDVLRPSAGSMSSGSVIGVTSATGVSMTLHGGRTSLISEVECPPETFSLENSLSHCSSEQSPMKLDYLNLATPHLSNKRKSLHGRKLRPKSVVDSVEGLSADDIPDLLPSLPKSQAEAISETEHSLTESLDSVSELPNTVGQQLQHLVKSRPRRTKTRAPTRPMLRPDQPVDGLALGEGLDVFFRPTTPTTPLISPTSDDSSLHTFPTDGSPNLSLASHKSIPPDLDKKHGCNSPMLKTLLEPTPRSRSSDNLEKFSPLVGRRSQGDSPLTASPLARRNTTDNAQGHERVMSRCDSSKDTYNNSIMSTSVDSSKRNTLPNIGSIPTSRNSRESEDCGKILQLQNNMNSSSDKDRSSVQAMSSVKLRSTGFDLRSPTNGSNTKNSSESSKSPILKSVVKGNNSSSDGKNNGALLKNKPIPPATAPKPRPWSMAADRKSGEFSLLSDGSSPNTSAGNTPDSGDALDESTDSGVSGPASLPPTLSASSTASSLSNTSVEKRSVRELAASLNKGKPDKKENGNGSAENG
- the LOC124951101 gene encoding F-actin-uncapping protein LRRC16A isoform X1, producing MSTRSQLTKDLNESVKALLGKHVKILLKNVVKLETKPDKQENRVLVFSPCRLFLLTAKVPTRIDCHFHYLEIVSIESKRANQLCLTVGERFYNFTTTSVGADTTEVDAMIEALHTAIRNIFPTVPLNYIIRKIEVIPASRLQTIRGSELARSTEATRHTGPCGGFSTQYACMCDLHGVPYREEVAWDVDTIYLSHDTRELNLRDFDHLDQKDLVPIISALEYNTWFTKLRASHLKLSHEPLERLLHVMRRSLSIQELYLDNLGVKWDFAHKLSLALISNANTMLQTIDLSHNMIEDKGASSLCGIIAKLMQGATHLSGPIGKLPKGLQKLNLAHCGLTGKGIGQIAHALSLNRSMPTSLQYLNLSENTLKDDINNLCNFLAQPNSLTHLDLSGTDTTLECLFGALLRGCATNLVHLNVARNSFSSKKTKEIPPSFKQFFTATLSLKYLNISFCKLPLEALKHLLLGLACNESTVGLELDMSGNNLGSMGAHVLESCIHGVRCIASLDISDSNMDVDLAQVITAIGKNKSIKQLYMGRNTTGMKSKHIAVVMDALVQMLQEDDCVLQALHLPDSRLKSDLYNLINALGSNTCLHTLDISGNQIGDPGARLLAKALQINNHLRTIIYDKNNITLQGYADIVHALEKNCSVRHMPFPIFDLQPCMKTSAEKTEQLAKKIQDLLQRNVTPCKYSHGQAFRLQQGFLLSSTQQMVDRLVVQTQDTIKAIAAESCDANNDINYATGLIQDADNSKQLLPRLHEVLQRRDENNPIELKLHDMANELHKVVTMYLEDSLDAMLKCANEQCPTILSQTVIRGDESEPIAVEDDVRNICKEKNHISAEFIHTTITEQAGADIINRVNELNLAVAAHVSDRTTDEVIESLSRSYKTLIGDCDSRTRSSTPDVLRPSAGSMSSGSVIGVTSATGVSMTLHGGRTSLISEVECPPETFSLENSLSHCSSEQSPMKLDYLNLATPHLSNKRKSLHGRKLRPKSVVDSVEGLSADDIPDLLPSLPKSQAEAISETEHSLTESLDSVSELPNTVGQQLQHLVKSRPRRTKTRAPTRPMLRPDQPVDGLALGEGLDVFFRPTTPTTPLISPTSDDSSLHTFPTDGSPNLSLASHKSIPPDLDKKHGCNSPMLKTLLEPTPRSRSSDNLEKFSPLVGRRSQGDSPLTASPLARRNTTDNAQGHERVMSRCDSSKDTYNNSIMSTSVDSSKRNTLPNIGSIPTSRNSRESEDCGKILQLQNNMNSSSDKDRSSVQAMSSVKLRSTGFDLRSPTNGSNTKNSSESSKSPILKSVVKGNNSSSDGKNNGALLKNKPIPPATAPKPRPWSMAADRKSGEFSLLSDGSSPNTSAGNTPDSGDALDESTDSGVSGPASLPPTLSASSTASSLSNTSVEKRSVRELAASLNKGKPDKKENEHSTPAPWRSVLQRSADRPVTKVTEVPKTVEDSPFSFKLRRTSFLRDSNFNYDNDVVDV